AAACGTAGCGGTTATCAAGGGCGCCCTGTAGAGCGCGATGAGAATAAGCAAAAACATTTTGGTGAAAAGTCTGATCGTTCTAGTTTCCGCCGAAATGACCGTAATTCTCGTGGTGGTGATCGACATAGAGACAGCCGCCGTGATGACTCACGTAATTCGAACGGACGTTTTGAATCTCGTGACCAGAATCAAAATCGTAGAAATAATGTGCGGTCTACTCGTTCGCAGCAAGGTAAACGCGATGGAACTGAAGCATTCAGCAAACGTCCAATGCGTTATAACCCGAGCGAAAAGGGTGAATCGCAAAACAGCCGTTCTGAATCACGCGGCAAGGTGACTAACAACCGCCCTTCCCGTCCAGAAAAAAAGCCGTTTGTTCCAGCTAAACCTAGCGTACCAAACCTTAATGAGCCATTGCGTATTAATAAGGCGTTGGCTTTTGCAGGGATTTGCTCACGCCGTGCTGCTGATGATCTTATTGCTCAGGGCGTGGTTTTTGTTAATGGTAAGAAAGTTGAAGAGCCTGGTGTAAAAATTATACCAGCATCTGATGTGTTAGAAGTCAATGCAGAACGGGTTATGTTTAACACAGAAAAAGCAGAGCCGTTATATGTACTGCTTCATAAGCCTGTGCAAACTGTATGTACTGCAAATGACCCAGAAGGACGCCCTACTGTTCTTGATATTCTTCCCCAAGAATTTAAGGAAAAGCGTATCTTCCCAGTAGGTCGGCTAGACTTCTTTTCGACTGGTCTTTTGTTGCTTACTAACGATGGCGAATTAACTCACAGACTTACCCACCCCAAATGGCACCAGAACAAGGTCTACCGTGTCCGTGTTCGAGGTGATGTCTCTGAGCAAGTTTTAGATACATTCCGCAAAGGAATGACACTGGAAGAAGGTGAAAAGCTTGCACCAGTTGAGTGTAAAATACTCGCTCATGATGAAGGTAACACTCGTGTTGAGATGGTGCTCACTCAGGGGATTAATCGACAGATTCGTCGAATGTTCCGTGATGTTGGGATGACTATTTTAAATCTTCATCGTGTTAAGCTTGGACCAATTGAACTCGGCGAACTTGCTAAAGGCGAAAGTCGTGAGTTAACGCAGGAAGAACTAGCAATGCTTTATAAAGCAACTGGCTTGAATAAATAAGTAAATAAAAAAAACGAGTGGTTTCCCACTCGTTTTTTTATTTTTTTGTATTGTCTTCCACATCTACTCCTTTAGGCGGAGTAAAGTCAAAGACGGAATCATTTACTGCTTTATCAAACTGAACATTTTTAAACGTGATGTCGTTTATGTTTCCGTAAAAATCAATAATGCGCAGTCTTGTGATAACGCCGGTCGATTCATCTAACCAGAGTTCGGCCTCTGTCAGATTGGCTGTTGGCTCTTTAGGAAGAAGTATGTAACTTCCATTCTCTTCTTCGACGTAAAAATCGTTATCAACTTTTGAATCACCGAGCAGAAAACGTAAGGCATTTTGACTTTCGTCTGCGAGATCTCGCGGATATTTGTAGACAACTTCTTCGTCTTCAAGATAATTCCAAACTGCATTTTTATTAACAATAAGCAATTCTTTTGATGGCTTACTTGTTACCCAGCGAACTAACTGCGGACGTTTAATAGTAAAATGTCCTGTTCGAACATTTTTGCTGCCGCTGTCTTTATGAATAAGGGTTTGGACGAAATCAGCAGTAATAGTCTGCGCTTTACCATATGTTTTAGTGAGAGACTCAAGCCCTGCATGTGCACTGCTTGAAAATATGAATAAAAAACAGATAGCTACTATGTACGTGGTGATGTTTCGATTCATATATTTTTCCTATAATTAGCCGGTTGGTTGTTCTTTTTTTGCTAGAACTGTGCGTGGTTTACTGCCATCTGCGGGACCAACAATTCCATCTTGCTCCATTTGTTCAACAAAACGAGCGGCTTTGTTAAATCCAATTCGGAACCGACGCTGAATAAGAGAGATAGATGCCTTGCCGTTTTCTATAACAAAGGCAACACATTCTCCATATAAAGGATCATCAGCTGCGCCGTTTCCACCATTTGCCCCGCCATTCATTGAGCCGGAAACATTTCCGGTTCCTTCAGATGCCCATTCAACAAAGTCAACTTTGTATGCTGGCGGCATTTGTTTTTTCCAGTGAGAAACAACAGAAGTTACATCATCGTCACTTACAAATGCACCATGCATTCGGGTAAGCCGTCCGCCTCCCGGTTTGAACAGCATATCACCTTTTCCTAATAAATGCTCTGCGCCGACAGTATCAAGAATTGTTCGGGAATCGTGTTTGCCAGTAACCTGAAATGATATTCGACAAGGGAAGTTTGCCTTGATTAATCCGGTAACTACATCAACGCTTGGTCGCTGTGTTGCCAGAATGAGGTGGATACCTGCGGCACGGGCAAGTTGAGCTAGACGAACAATACTTGTTTCAACTTCTTTTGCAGCTGTGAGCATAAGGTCTGCAAGTTCATCAATTATGATGACCATGTATGGGATAGCTTGCAGGTCAGCGAGATTTTCTGGTTTATCATCACCCATTTGCTTTAGCTTTGTATTATAACTTACAATGTTTCGCACTCCCATGCGCGACATCGCTTCGTAGCGCTTATCCATTTCATGCACTGCCCAGTCAAGTGCATTTTTAGCTTGGGACATATCCGTAACAACTGGGTGAACCAAGTGTGGTAAATCTGCATATACTGCAAGCTCGATTCGCTTTGGATCGATAAGCAAAAGTTGTAATGATTCAGGGGTTGTCTTGAATAAAAGACTCATGAGCACAGAGTTGATGAACACACTTTTACCTTGACCGGTAGCACCTGCTACAAGCAGGTGAGGCATTTTTGCAAGGTCAGAAGTGAATGGAATTCCTGAAATGTCTTTACCAATAGCGAGAGTCAGTGGGTCCTTTGAGCTGACGAATGCATCTGAAGCAAACAGTTCTTTTAAAGAAACAAGCTCTCGAATTTCATTTGGGATTTCAATGCCGACAGTATCTTTGCCCGGAATTGGAGCCTGAATGCGAACAGATACAGCACTCAAAGCCATTGCAATGTCGTTTGACAGGTTAGCAATTTTGCTTACTTTTACCCCTGGTGCTGGTTTAACTTCAAACATGGTAACAACGGGACCAGGGGTGATGCGCTGTAATTCACCATGAACATTGAAGTCCTCCAGACATTCCATGACAAGGCGCCCTTTGGTTTCCAGTACTTCACGTGGGGTTGTTTCAATTTCATCATCGTTATTGGTGAATAGATCAAGTACCGGCAATGAAACTTTTTTATTTTTCTTGCTGTTAGTGCGCTTCACTTCTGGGAAATCCAGTTCTCCCTCGAAAGGATTTCCATCACCAATAAGCGAAGCCTCTTCGTCTGTTGCTTTGATTGGTTCGTCAATAATAACAGAACTGAACTCTCCTGAAGATGAGTCATCCATTGATGCAATCTCGTCCCAAATTTCTGGAGAAGTGTTTTCTTCGGGAATATCAAGTGCGGGCAATGCCTTCTTTGCCTTATCTGTTTTTTTGCTAAACAGTGCACGGCGTGGCTTCTTTTGAGAAGTAATTTCGACGAGTTTTTTTGATTTTGCTTTTTTAACAGGCTTAGGTGCTTTAGGCAGTTGTGGTAGCTCAAAATTATTACAATTTTTTTTGAGCCAAGCGAACATTCCTGCCCACGTACCACCCATGACAAGTTGAACTGCACACAGTGTGACAAAAATCCAAAGCAAGGTGCTGCCTATTGGTCGCAGGTAATACCAGCTGACTCCAAAAAGAACATCTCCCAGCAGTCCACCGCCTTGAATTTCACCGACAGTCATTGGAACAGCGGAACTCAGAGAACAAAAGCTGATGCCGAACAGCAAAAGCCCAGTCCACCGCCACCATTCAAGACAAATTTTTGCAAAAAAACAGCGGACGCCGGATGCAACAAACCCGAGAGCCAAAAAATATGACGCAAGACCAAGCATATCGACAAGAATCCCTGAAAGATATGCTCCGAATAGCCCTGCGGCATTATTAATAGATTTAGGCGAACTTACGATATGGTTGAGGCTTGGGTCAGCCTGACTGAAAGTTATCAGGCTAATAGTAAGCAATATGCCCCAGAACGTGATGAATAAAGCAAAAAGTTCGCGAGTTATACGTTGCGTATTCGTAATACCATCCTCCAATAGAGTGATACCATCAAATGAATCATAAAAAAGTTACGACAGACTGAGACACTCTAACCAGCTTGTTTGTCTACAATCTGACAGTCATTTCTATACTGTAGTCATATTATGGTCTGCAATCAACAGCATATTTTTTCAAACTGTTGATATGAACAACTTTTTTCAATTGTTAAATGGTATCAATAAAATAAAAAAACGCGCTTCAACTGAAGCGCGTTTTTAGTATCAGATTGGTGCAGCAACCTGAAATTATGAATTTTCACGACCAAGATATTCGCGGGTACGTGTATCAATTTTAATTTTATCACCAATATTGATGAATAAAGGAACGTTTACTTCAAGACCAGTTTCGATTGTTGCTGGTTTTGTTACGTTAGATACTGTATCACCCTTAGCGCCCGGCTCTGTGTGTGTAACTTCAAAGATTAAAGCTGCTGGTAATTCCAAAGAAAGTGGATCACCATTGTAGAGCATTACTTTAACTTCCTGACCGTCTTTGAGGAAGTTTTCTGCGCCCGCTGATTTCTCTGTACTCATGTAGTGCTGCTCGTAAGAGCTAAGGTCCATAAGCACAAGGTTGTCGCCTTCCATGTAGAGGTACTGCATTGCAGAGTGCTCGATATCTGGACGACCCACTTTTTCGCCGGAACGGAATGTGTTGTCAACTACACGACCTGTAAGGAGGTTGCGCAGTTTGGTGCGAATCATAGCACCGCCTTTGCCCGGTTTGAAATGCTGGAATTCAACAATTTCATATGGAGTGCCGTCTAAAAGAATTTTAAGACCGCGTTTGAAATCAGTAGTTGAGTACATGTGTCCTCCAAGTAGCTCCGATATATGACCGGAAAATTAAACTCTAATATTCAAGGTGCTGAAACAAGGCTTGCACTGCAAGCGCATAGCTCATCATGCCGAAACCGGCAATAGCACCAATTACGTGACGACCAATTAAACTTTTCTGCCGTAACGGTTCTGAGCGAGCAAGTACATTACTCAAATGCACTTCTACCACCGGCAGTTCAATCCAGGCTAAGCAGTCGGCTAAGGCAAGACTTGTATGAGTGTACGCTCCGGCATTAAACACGATACCGTCAATGCCTTCTTCTCTTGCCTGTTCAATACGGTCGATCAATTTGCCTTCTGAATTATTTTGATAAAGTTCTAGGGAAACGCTTTGGGAATTTTTTCCAAGAACTTGTTGAACAAGTTCAGGCAAAATATCCATAGTGTTGTTGCCATAGATTTCCGGTTGTCGCTTTCCTAGTGCTCCTAAATTGGGACCATTAAGAATCAAAAATTTGTAACCGGCCATGCGTACTCCCTTTGTCTTTACACATTGCTGTTATACCATTAGGAATGGTGGAAACAAACGGGTAATATTTTCCAAAGCGCGGCTTGTTGTCAAGCTCGGCGTTGCCTTTATTCACTATTACCAAAGGCTATTCATGCAACCAAATCTTATTTTAGAAGACACAATATATACGCTGGAACAACTTCAAGAAATTGATGTTCCACAAATTGCTCTTGCTGGACGTTCTAATGTTGGTAAATCTTCTCTTATCAACGCGTTGGCTGGACGTAAAAATCTTGCACGTATCAGTTCTACTCCGGGAAAGACTCAGTCAATTAACTTTTACAAAGTAGACCCGTGGCAATATTATTTGGTAGATCTCCCAGGGTATGGCTATGCTAAGGTTTCCAAAGCAGACCGTCAAAAATGGGCAGAACTTATTAACCAATATCTTATTTCGACTCCGGGACTTAAAGCGCTTGCTGTTCTTATCGACAGTCGTGTTCCACCACAACAGATTGATATCGAGTTGACAAGCTATGCTCGCCAAATTGATCTTCCACTTATTCCGATTCTTACAAAGGGAGATAAATGCAAGCAGCGTGAGCGCGATGCCAAGCAGAATGAGTGGGCTAAAATTCTTGGTGGAATTAAGCCTATCATCTCTTCTGCTTCATCCGGCTTAGGACTTGATAGAATTTGGCACGCTTTTTCTGAACATGCGATGGAGCCGGAAGAGTTTGCACGAATCGACGCCGAAGTAAAAAAAGCTAAGGCAGAAAAAAAGGCTCTTCGTGCTGCGCGCGCAGAAAAACGTGGAGCAGCAAAGCCGAAAACAAAATCAAAGAAAGCTGCACCTGCTAAAAAGAAAAAGAAGAAAAAATAGCGACAGTTAACTGACTGCTCAAAATTGCTACGTTGCTTTGCGTTGGAATGCAAGAACTATTCAAGTGAGTCTGTAGATTACAGGCTCACTTTTTATTTTGCATCATTTCTATTAAGTAGGGTTACACGCTTTTTCATACTATTTAGTGCTTTTTTTCAGTAAAAGTATGCATAAAAAGAACAATTTTGTAACAAAAAGCATTGTATTGCGCTTTCAACCGCTAAAAAATGAAAAATATTTTTTCAGAAAAAATGCACTGCAACTAAAACGGCTACGATAGGCGTTTTTAGAGACAGTGTGCTTTGCGTGACTTTTTATACGGATTATTTTTTTTAACCTCTTAAATTAGAAAATTGTAAAACTTTTTTCATGCGATAGAATGAAATTTTCGGTTGGCTTCAGTATCAGTGCTAAACTGAATTACTCTAAAAATTGTCAAATATTATCCAGATCAGAAAAGGGCGCATGCAGTATACATGCGCCCCACTCTTCATTTCTGAATCAAGCTTCTACCATTTTGCTTTGCGCTGTGCTTCAAGAGCAATTGCTTGTTCTTCAAAGTTTGCAAAACCAGCCTGATGCAATGCATCAAGAACTGTTTCTTTCCAATTCCAGCCAGCGTAAATTACAGGCTTATGGAACTTAGCCCGGAACAGTTCAAGTTCCTGACGGTAGAATTTCTCTTTTGGTGTTTCGATAGATTCGCGAAGCTGCTCGTGCAAGCGTGCTATCTCACCTTCGTACCAGTCGAGAATATCTTGGGCGTTTTTGTATTTCTTGAGAATATGTCCGTATCCATTTTCGTTTAAGAGCATACGAATTTTTTCAAGATACTTGTCGCCAAGCCACTGACCAAGTTGTTCGGTTTTAATGTTTTCTTGCTCAACAGCTGCCATATCGATTTTTGTCTGGAAGTACGTGTCTGGAACTACAGACGCTGAGACAATACCGGCGATAGCGACAAGACCGCGAAGTACTGTGCTGTTGGAAACACCCTGTCCGCAGAAGCCGACTTTTTTCCCGTATTTTTGTCCAGTGAAAATGGTGCAAAGGATTGCCCAGACAACAGCCGGATCTTCTTCATCGTAGATATGTGAAAGACTTGCGTTGTCACGGTCTGTTGCCAGAACCATTTGCGTCATGTCATTCGAACCAATTGAGAATCCATCGAATTCTTGGATAAACTGTTTTGCAAGAATCGCGTTGCTTGGAATTTCTGACATGAGGATAATTTTAAGACCATCCTCACCACGCTTGAGTTTATGCACCTGCTCGAGATAACGGCGCATTGCTCTACCCTCTTCGAGAGTACGAACAAATGGGAGCATAATCTGCAAGTTTGTTCCACCATAAACACCACGGGCAAGCTTGAATGCTTCAATTTCCCAGTCATGAAGATTACGGGAAACACCGCGGTAACCGAGCATCGGGTTATCTTCGAAATGTTCAAACAATGAGCCGCCAAGAAGGTTGCGGTATTCATTAGATTTGAAATCAGTGGTTCGGTAGATAATATCTTTTCCGTAGAATGCCATTGCAAACAACGCCAAACCTTGCGCAAGCGTTTGAACGTAATGTTCTTTACCGGAACGATATCCACGGGTTTTAATTATTGTGCGAATTTTTTCCGGAATGTTGCGCATGTCGCGGATTTCTTTCTCTAAACCAGAGGTCAGAGCAACTTCAACACGAACCTGTTTAACTTTCTGAATTACATCCATAACAACAGGGTCAGCAGCAGCTTTGGTTGTAAGCGCTTTCACTGATGCATCAATTTCTGCACGACGACGAGTTGTTTCAGGATCTTTTCCGGTAAGCTTCATTAATTCATCGGAGAAGCCCATAACAGCGGAAATGTGGTCTTCGAGATTTTCAGAAGTCTTGAGGATATCAAACCGACGCGTTGCGGTTTCCATGTAGGCATCAAGCTTATGATCGAGTTCGCGCATACGACGGTGCACAGCAAGAACTTCATCTGTACCACGAGGCTGCTCGTTTTCGGTAAGCTTTTCAATTTCTTCAGAAAGTCCAGTCAAGTGCCCAACATATTCGCGGAGGTTAAAGTCAACTCCAACGATACCCAAGGCGAGCTGTTCACGAAGAACTTTGGTCAAGTTGCTTTCAAGCTCATGCACTTTATCGGCAACAACTCTTTCAAGTTCGCCAGAATCATATGCTTCGAGCGCTTTCGGGTGAATCGAAATGTTGCCGAGCATAAATTCAGCACGAAGTAAGCCAACCTCGAAATCGGTTACATTTCTGAGTCTTGAAAGGAACAGTGATTGACCGACATCAGCGAGAATAAGACCAACTTTAGTTTTAGTCTCTGGAAGAGTGGCAAGATTCATTTCGCCACCAACTTCTTTCAATGGAAGAAGACCGCGATACGCTTTGCCGCGTGTGCCATCAACAGTAATTTCTTCACCATCAAGGTTACGAAGTACCTCAAGGCGCTGAATACCAATGATCGCAGGAATTCCAAGTTCTCGTGAAGTAATCGCAGCGTGACTGGTGTCACCACCTACGTCTGCTAGAATTGAAGAGGCAATACGCATGCCTGGAACCATGTCTGGGTCGGTTCGCTCGGCTGCAAGGATATCGCCTTTGTTGATTTTATTTAATTCAAGCGCTGAACGAAGGTACTTAACTCGTCCCTGCCCCGCACCGCGTGATGCGCCGTTACCTTCTAAAATAACTTCGGCATTAGCGGCTGCTTTTTCGTCTACTTCAAGACGGCGCATGAAAATAGTGTCGGGATGCAGCTCGAATTCTTCATTCCAACGCGTTTCAGGTCGTGCCTGAACAAACCAAAGCCTGTCGGCATCGTCGATACAAAATTCTGTATCCATGATCATGCCGCCATACGCGATGGAAATACCGCGAACACCGCGAGCTACTTCTTCAGCTTGAGCAAGTGAAAGTGACCAGCGGAAAGCTTCGAGGTCTGGAACGTCCACCATCTTGGTGCCGCCCTTGGTTTCGTAGACAATTTTTTTGTCTTTGCAACCCATTTGACGGATAACAACCTCTTGTTTGTCATCACGCTGGAACACATAGAATTTATCAGGTGTAACCATGCCGCCTACGACGGCTTCACCCAGACCATAGCTAGCATCTATGGAAACAAGGTCTTTTCTGTCAGTGCCGCGGCAACCTGTTGCAGTATCAGCGGAAAATGCTGTACCGGAAATTACAGGATTAATCATGCGCATTACACAAACAGAAAGGGAGGTGTTTTCAATCGCCCATTCTTCTTTTGCTTTAATTGCAATAGTTTCGTCGCCAGTTGCTTCTGCACGCGCCATTGCATCCAGAATCGCTTCACGACGATAAGTCATTGAGCGAAGGTTATAAGCAGATGCACAATCCCAATGGTATGCTTCAACGCACCTGTTTTCGCCAACGATGTTCAAGTATGTATCCTGAAGACCTGCAAATGCTTTTTTGCGTGAGTCTTCACCTGCAGCTGATGAGCGAACCGCTACCGGAACGTCCTCAAGCCCTGCTTCTTTGCAGATTGCGTTGTACGCATCTTTTACGCAACCGGTTACACTGTCAGGTAAAGTAACAGAAAGGATACCAGCCTGAACTAAAACTGAACGTTTACGGAGTTGGTCAATGCCTTCTGGGGAAGTCGCAAAGCCCTCGACAACGTTATTAACAAATGTTCTAGTTTTGAGAGTGGTTTGTGTTCCCTGTGCTTCTGCTTCAGCGCGAATCTCTTTAGCAATATTTCGCACAAATTTTTGCAGAAATTCAGGGTCCTTATTGATTTCAGGGTCATTCCAGTCAATTCGATTGTACTCTTTGTCAACCATGGAGCGAACAAGTGAAGCGTTCACTTTAGTTTCATCCATGAGCTGGTGGAAGGCTATGGAAGAGATTGCACGAAATTGCGGAGCCCGAATACCGTCAACCTGACTAATAATAGCGGTGTTGTAGTTTTTACCACCAACAAGAAGCTCTGCTTCTTCGCCAATGGCTACAATGTCTGCACCAGTAAGAACCATTTTCTTTTGAAGTTCTTTAATCTTAGTCGTTTGTGCTTTAACACTCTTGGAATCGTCAGCCTTTTTCTTGGCCATCAGTCTTTCCTCCTGGAAGGACTTATCACTTTAAAAAACCGGAAACTATAACTTATAGAGTAAAACTCTACACCCAACGTTAGAATTAGATTTTACTAAACAACTTTTTTTATAGGCATTACCTACACGGTGGTTATTTAATGGAGAGCCCCACACGGGGCTCTCCACATTCTCTAATCCTTACTCATGCTATGCATGAGACCCATCTACGCTTCCAGTTTTTCACCACAGAAGTGGCAGTAAGCCATACCTTCTATGGAGAGCGGCTTCTGGCAAGCCTTGTTGCTACAACGGCGCGGGATCGGAGCCAGCTCAATGAGCAAGTCGCCCTCTTTAACAGGAACCATCATTTTGGTTTCCTTGTAATCAGCAGTTTTCAGTACACGCT
The window above is part of the Halodesulfovibrio sp. genome. Proteins encoded here:
- a CDS encoding pseudouridine synthase translates to MSEKNNKFSSHKTEDRRRSRTGFGDRSERTPSGSNEERQHDADTTKKRSSRSYFDSNGNYKGRPIDDGDGNGRRNTYNDLPSRSRSGRGGYRRDDRRDRNESPRNRHDRSGSEGRPQRSGYQGRPVERTENKRNRFEEKSDRSDFRRSDRSSRGGDRHRDSRCDGSPDSRGRFESRERGERRDRSDSWGRSDRAGSSDFERRPKRSGYQGRPVERDENKQKHFGEKSDRSSFRRNDRNSRGGDRHRDSRRDDSRNSNGRFESRDQNQNRRNNVRSTRSQQGKRDGTEAFSKRPMRYNPSEKGESQNSRSESRGKVTNNRPSRPEKKPFVPAKPSVPNLNEPLRINKALAFAGICSRRAADDLIAQGVVFVNGKKVEEPGVKIIPASDVLEVNAERVMFNTEKAEPLYVLLHKPVQTVCTANDPEGRPTVLDILPQEFKEKRIFPVGRLDFFSTGLLLLTNDGELTHRLTHPKWHQNKVYRVRVRGDVSEQVLDTFRKGMTLEEGEKLAPVECKILAHDEGNTRVEMVLTQGINRQIRRMFRDVGMTILNLHRVKLGPIELGELAKGESRELTQEELAMLYKATGLNK
- the lolA gene encoding outer membrane lipoprotein chaperone LolA; the protein is MNRNITTYIVAICFLFIFSSSAHAGLESLTKTYGKAQTITADFVQTLIHKDSGSKNVRTGHFTIKRPQLVRWVTSKPSKELLIVNKNAVWNYLEDEEVVYKYPRDLADESQNALRFLLGDSKVDNDFYVEEENGSYILLPKEPTANLTEAELWLDESTGVITRLRIIDFYGNINDITFKNVQFDKAVNDSVFDFTPPKGVDVEDNTKK
- a CDS encoding DNA translocase FtsK encodes the protein MTNTQRITRELFALFITFWGILLTISLITFSQADPSLNHIVSSPKSINNAAGLFGAYLSGILVDMLGLASYFLALGFVASGVRCFFAKICLEWWRWTGLLLFGISFCSLSSAVPMTVGEIQGGGLLGDVLFGVSWYYLRPIGSTLLWIFVTLCAVQLVMGGTWAGMFAWLKKNCNNFELPQLPKAPKPVKKAKSKKLVEITSQKKPRRALFSKKTDKAKKALPALDIPEENTSPEIWDEIASMDDSSSGEFSSVIIDEPIKATDEEASLIGDGNPFEGELDFPEVKRTNSKKNKKVSLPVLDLFTNNDDEIETTPREVLETKGRLVMECLEDFNVHGELQRITPGPVVTMFEVKPAPGVKVSKIANLSNDIAMALSAVSVRIQAPIPGKDTVGIEIPNEIRELVSLKELFASDAFVSSKDPLTLAIGKDISGIPFTSDLAKMPHLLVAGATGQGKSVFINSVLMSLLFKTTPESLQLLLIDPKRIELAVYADLPHLVHPVVTDMSQAKNALDWAVHEMDKRYEAMSRMGVRNIVSYNTKLKQMGDDKPENLADLQAIPYMVIIIDELADLMLTAAKEVETSIVRLAQLARAAGIHLILATQRPSVDVVTGLIKANFPCRISFQVTGKHDSRTILDTVGAEHLLGKGDMLFKPGGGRLTRMHGAFVSDDDVTSVVSHWKKQMPPAYKVDFVEWASEGTGNVSGSMNGGANGGNGAADDPLYGECVAFVIENGKASISLIQRRFRIGFNKAARFVEQMEQDGIVGPADGSKPRTVLAKKEQPTG
- the efp gene encoding elongation factor P, with product MYSTTDFKRGLKILLDGTPYEIVEFQHFKPGKGGAMIRTKLRNLLTGRVVDNTFRSGEKVGRPDIEHSAMQYLYMEGDNLVLMDLSSYEQHYMSTEKSAGAENFLKDGQEVKVMLYNGDPLSLELPAALIFEVTHTEPGAKGDTVSNVTKPATIETGLEVNVPLFINIGDKIKIDTRTREYLGRENS
- a CDS encoding type II 3-dehydroquinate dehydratase, translated to MAGYKFLILNGPNLGALGKRQPEIYGNNTMDILPELVQQVLGKNSQSVSLELYQNNSEGKLIDRIEQAREEGIDGIVFNAGAYTHTSLALADCLAWIELPVVEVHLSNVLARSEPLRQKSLIGRHVIGAIAGFGMMSYALAVQALFQHLEY
- the yihA gene encoding ribosome biogenesis GTP-binding protein YihA/YsxC, which encodes MQPNLILEDTIYTLEQLQEIDVPQIALAGRSNVGKSSLINALAGRKNLARISSTPGKTQSINFYKVDPWQYYLVDLPGYGYAKVSKADRQKWAELINQYLISTPGLKALAVLIDSRVPPQQIDIELTSYARQIDLPLIPILTKGDKCKQRERDAKQNEWAKILGGIKPIISSASSGLGLDRIWHAFSEHAMEPEEFARIDAEVKKAKAEKKALRAARAEKRGAAKPKTKSKKAAPAKKKKKKK
- a CDS encoding PEP/pyruvate-binding domain-containing protein codes for the protein MAKKKADDSKSVKAQTTKIKELQKKMVLTGADIVAIGEEAELLVGGKNYNTAIISQVDGIRAPQFRAISSIAFHQLMDETKVNASLVRSMVDKEYNRIDWNDPEINKDPEFLQKFVRNIAKEIRAEAEAQGTQTTLKTRTFVNNVVEGFATSPEGIDQLRKRSVLVQAGILSVTLPDSVTGCVKDAYNAICKEAGLEDVPVAVRSSAAGEDSRKKAFAGLQDTYLNIVGENRCVEAYHWDCASAYNLRSMTYRREAILDAMARAEATGDETIAIKAKEEWAIENTSLSVCVMRMINPVISGTAFSADTATGCRGTDRKDLVSIDASYGLGEAVVGGMVTPDKFYVFQRDDKQEVVIRQMGCKDKKIVYETKGGTKMVDVPDLEAFRWSLSLAQAEEVARGVRGISIAYGGMIMDTEFCIDDADRLWFVQARPETRWNEEFELHPDTIFMRRLEVDEKAAANAEVILEGNGASRGAGQGRVKYLRSALELNKINKGDILAAERTDPDMVPGMRIASSILADVGGDTSHAAITSRELGIPAIIGIQRLEVLRNLDGEEITVDGTRGKAYRGLLPLKEVGGEMNLATLPETKTKVGLILADVGQSLFLSRLRNVTDFEVGLLRAEFMLGNISIHPKALEAYDSGELERVVADKVHELESNLTKVLREQLALGIVGVDFNLREYVGHLTGLSEEIEKLTENEQPRGTDEVLAVHRRMRELDHKLDAYMETATRRFDILKTSENLEDHISAVMGFSDELMKLTGKDPETTRRRAEIDASVKALTTKAAADPVVMDVIQKVKQVRVEVALTSGLEKEIRDMRNIPEKIRTIIKTRGYRSGKEHYVQTLAQGLALFAMAFYGKDIIYRTTDFKSNEYRNLLGGSLFEHFEDNPMLGYRGVSRNLHDWEIEAFKLARGVYGGTNLQIMLPFVRTLEEGRAMRRYLEQVHKLKRGEDGLKIILMSEIPSNAILAKQFIQEFDGFSIGSNDMTQMVLATDRDNASLSHIYDEEDPAVVWAILCTIFTGQKYGKKVGFCGQGVSNSTVLRGLVAIAGIVSASVVPDTYFQTKIDMAAVEQENIKTEQLGQWLGDKYLEKIRMLLNENGYGHILKKYKNAQDILDWYEGEIARLHEQLRESIETPKEKFYRQELELFRAKFHKPVIYAGWNWKETVLDALHQAGFANFEEQAIALEAQRKAKW